The DNA sequence TTATTCATCTTATCTAAATAGGCATATGCAACTGcaaaattcaacaaattaaacTAATATGACAACTATATACACATTAGAAATGACTAAAAAAACTACCTTCTATGACAACTATATTGGTCCACTgcatttataattttgtttaatccACTCCAGCACAAAATATCACAGCCATAGACAACAAAAATAGGGTAAAAGGTGAAAAAAGAAAGGTGAAAATGATGGGACTCTTCTGAATGATTCTAgaaataagtacatataataaAGTGTAGGAATCATTCGTAACTAAAAGTTATTAAGAGTGCTTAATCATTCGTAATTCACAGCACTAATCATGTTAGTGTTAGATACCATATAATCccatcaaacataaaattatctCAAGAAATTTCTTGATATTATTTTCTTTACCCCATTATTTTGCAAGCAGGATTTCATATGAACCATGCATCCTCCACCATTATCACACTTGTTGATATAGCTATATATACaaatgaagaacaagaaaaatgacTCACTAATTGATTAGGCTTAAGCTACAAAATTCTCCCTCAGAATCAAATAATGCAATCTAGATCCACCAATGGCATTATTTATCATACACATGCACACTCTTTGGTCCTTTAAAGCCTCCACAACTCCAACACTAGCAGCCACAATCCAAGGCTTTCTAGCTGAGctactttgtattaattcgtcTCTCAAAAATTGAACAAGTGATGAATAACTATGTATTTTGATTCATGAAGTAGCACAAGGTTGATGTTATCTATCTATATAAGGAAGTTTTGTGGTGCCAAAGAAATTTGTGCCAAACAATAGCATCACTGAATTACTATTATTGACACCAAAAGTAATAACAACCTGGAAGCAACGAATTTTGCTATGTTCTCACAACTTGAATGCCATTCCTGGTCTGTGAAGTAATTGACAATGGCTTGCATGCAATCATTCAAAAGCACTAATAAACCTTGAAACTGGCAATCTAGGAATAGACATATAATGCTTTCAATGAGTTCTTTAGCTTGTTTACTCCTGCAGTGAGAATAAAAAGGCGTAAGTTGACATTGTCAAACCACTAAACAAGGATGTCAAATCATAAATCATATCCTAAAATCATTTGTCTAACTTTTGAATCATGAATCATAACACACTGCCATTCAAAAACACATCAatgaaaaagactaaaataaCAAGGATTGACACCTTAAATATGTAATATACTCAAGTTACAAATAAACACTTAATCAATAATCACTATGGTACAATAGACATTGGTGATGGTCAATAAATAAACTATGATAACCCAAAAGTCATCAGTAGACACTTAATTCGGGAATTCTTTAAGTGTGCCAGAGGTAATAAAGTAACAGAAAACCAATTCACTATGAACTCTTGCCAAAATCACATTAAACAAGTTTAAAAGCAGAACAATTGCTTATGTAGGAATCAAATAGCAGATTATTGAAAAATGGTAACTAAAACTCAACTTTGATTCTCAATTCCATAATCTCCTTTTgggaaaaaattgaaaacaagttCATAGTTCACATTCCACAATTCATAGTTCAACCATTTTGAAATCACCCACCTCAGTTTATTAACAAGAGAATTAAAATGGGTGATGCAATTTGcaaacaaacaaagaagaaaCTCAGAGAGGGATAGAAAATGAAGAAACCTACCTCTGATTTCGCGTGAGGGAGGAGAAGCAGCCAAAGATTTCGCAGGTAGAACACAGAAGTAGAACGCAGATCCTTTGATTCCTTTCACAGTTTTACCGTTTCAATGCAAGTAGTTCTCGCCTTCTCGGGTCAGGGACTCAGGGTCTCAAGGAGGAGAAGATTAGATTTAGGGCTTTTAGGGCTTATAGGGCCAGCCCTGTTTTGCTTTTTTGTTGGGAGGGCTTAATTAGGGTTGGGCTTACAAAAtatcattttgtaatttttaggGCTGTGGGCTAGAATTTTTTTGGAGGGTTGAGGGCTAGCCCTAAGGTTTGGGCTAAATTGACACTTCTAATGATGATGATACAAGAGTTAAGGCCATCGTTGATCATGACCAGCTTTAATACCATGTAAAGTTATTGAAAGAGATGAAAACTAGAGAAAAAGTTACGAGAATGAGCTGAGGAAAATAGaccctttccattttttttaacatttgaaaAAATAAAGCATGATCTTTTacctttaattttataagtgggatcaaaattaaatagaaaagagaAAGCAATAAAGGATGAGATCAAATATTGGACActattcagttttttttttcactagagAGAATCTACTCCCTGAGCTGAGAATATAAAACTGAATTGATATTGGAATGTATTAATTTACATAGGAAGTTACCTCACTTATATACAcaataaaaacaaagaataacAACACATCAATAACTAACACTTGATCCTATAATAAGTTCTTACTTCATCTACCTAATTTTGCATTGCTTGTCACACATGTCACTAGAGTCTTCTCCCTTAACATTTCCCCCTCCCCCTCTCTCACTCTCTCAACATGTCACAAGATCCGAAAGTGAGAAAGGTCATGGACCATGGAATTCTTTAGCCAAAGCTACCGGTAAGCACGCAAATACGTGTGTGTACACACACATATATTAcatctttcatttttttccttttagtttttgttcttcttcatttcatGTTCAAACCCTAAAATTTTATGTCCTTTCATGCTTTTACAGGTATTAGacgtatcataaaatttattgatCATGTACTTGCTTGCTCAACCATGCTttctgtgtttttatttttttcataggCTTTCTCCTTCCAAATATTTGAAACTTCTTCAAAAGTCAACCCTTTTGTCTCCGGCATATAGAGAATCACGAAAACTATTGCAACACAAGCAACTGCCAAAAGAATCATAAAGCTCTCACCAAGCCCAATGACATCTACAATTGAAAGGAAGCTAATGGACATAATGACACTACCAACCCAATTAATTGTTGCAGACATGCCACCACATATTCCTCTATATTCTTCAGGGTATATCTCTGTGTTCACAGCCCAAGGAACAGGACCCATTCCAGGTGCAAAGAATATAATGTACAAAGCCAAACCCACAACAGCAAGCCACCCATAAACTAAACTCGGGTTGCCATGTCCTCTAACATAACATGAAGCAGAGAGTAGGATCAAGGCTCCAACTACACCTGTTAAACTACCGAGAGTTAGCTTCTTTCGACCTACAATGTCAATAAGGTAAATTCCAAGAATTGTGCCACCGGCATTAATTGCAGAAACAATAAGGGATAAGAACAAAGCCAATTCGTTTGATTTGAAGCCAGCTAATTGGATGATTGTTGGGCTATAGTACATTATAACACTAATTCCAGTAAGTTGTTGGAATGCTTGAAGTCCAGCCCCACATATGAATGCAAATCTAATTTCTTTCAACTTGAATACATCACtgtatttaactttgaccttatCCCTTTGTTCTTGCTTTATGTGAGCTTCAAGAATTTCTATTTCGTCCTCCAACCGAGGTGATGGATAGATCTTAGAAAGAACATTGGTGGCTTCCTCTTTCCTATTCTGCAAGTTAAAAGGAACTAAGCTTTTAGTTATTGTACCAAAAGGAAATCAACATAAGGATTTATTTTACCTAGATTTTATATATGACTACTAACATAAAGTTGTTTTCATGTGAAAATGATAGTTGAAAAttgttaaatgataatttagttaGTTAACTTTAAAGTTTAcgtttataatttaagatttaggttttaaaatttaagatatacaaaataatttaaaaaaaatttggttgatGTTGGCTGAAAAAATTAGTTTCCTAGCATTACTATTTAGTTGAATAcgtcaaattatctaacaattACCACTTATTATCTTGGCACAGAGACAATTTCACGTGAATGATCACTAATCTCATATCATCGTTTACCTTCAAATAAAGCCATCTTGGGGATTCAGGGAGAAAGGCCATAAGAACCAATTGAATGACAGCTGGTGTACCTGCAATTCCAAGCATCCAACGCCATGTCCCAGGAACCTGCATACATAATTTCGCCATTAGAAAATCAAGAATGTAGATGAAGAAAAAAGTATTAGTATTGGTATTGTTGGTTAAAAGGTTGGGTATACTTACTCTAGTCAAACCATAATTGATGACAAAGGAAAGAAATTGCCCAGTTGTAATCATAAGACAATTGATACTAACTAATCCACCTCTTATTTCAGATGGCGATACTTCTGCTATATACATAGGAGCAGTAACAGAAGCGAAACCTACACCTAGGCCAACAAAAAATCGGCCCACTATGATAAGAGTTGGATTTGGTGCGACAGCGATAAGGAGTGATCCTAATACAAAACAAATATCTGCGATAATAGTGGCAACCTTACGTCCTAAGAAATCATTAATGTAACCACCAATGGCGGCGCCAAAAATTGCACCAATTAAGGCCATGGCAACAATTAGTTCCTACAAATATACAAAAAAGAGAACATATAATTGGTGCAAAAGGGAACTCTAATATAGTCCTATTGgtgcatataaaatttttgtatCTTAGTTATAATTGCGTGAATTCACCATTTAGATAATACGGCATACCAATTCACAATTTATTTGTGTAATAAAACGCTATATGTACATTTTTcacatcaaatatttttaatgtgaTGTACTGTATAACACATACTGATTTCTGTACCGAAATGAAATGCGTTTCATGTAACTATGTTCATAGTTACAagctaaaaaattaaagaaaatgagaaaaaaaatcaaGTTTCTCCCACTCTTACTTGAAGAAAACTACTATTCTTTACAACTTCAAAATCATCTTTTATGTACAAGAGAGCACCAGATATCACACCTGCAAATGAAAACAAACTATGAGCTATAtcattttgtttcctttttttctttttaaccaatgAAAGGGTACAAAGTATGCATATGTTTATACCAGTATCATAACCGAATAGAAGGCCACCAATACCAGCCGCAAAAGTAACTCCAACAACGTAAGAATTTCGGAAAAAGGATATTTTGTGCTCTGGATGCTTCTCCAAATAATCAGAGCTTCCTGCTTTAATCGACACGGATATATCAACCACCATTATTACTAGCGCGCTTGATTAACTAGTTGTAAATTGCATGTTATTCCATGAGATCGGATATCGTTTTATAGACAATAGAGTTgttaaatttagaaattttgtTGGACTTCTTATTCTCTTAAAAGTAGTTGATGAGCATATATATGATAACAATATTTGTTTCTTTTGTAAAGGAATAGTTTTGTGCTGATGTTAAGATGCAACTAGATTATTgtctcttttttatttcttttgctagcTTTCTGTTATTACTCTGTCAAAACAAACATGTACTCAAATATCTACATATGTTGAATTGTCATTTTAGgtccttaatttttttaatttagattattttaattatgtgttAATATCATTAAATAACTTTCTATTTTGTCTAATcgcatatatttataatattcatGTGGGTGATTAAGTGAAAATTATTTGTTCATGTATTGATATGTTAATTAGATGtctgtaaaaatcaattttacactgatatttatataaattaagtCCAAATAATTAATAAATCTGAATCATACAAATTATTTGCATATAGTTTCTTTGGAGAAATGTtagtaacaatattttttatcaatattaattaatatttttagccaatatttttttatattgttaggAGTTAAGtttaatgtttaaaatttaaaattgtatatttaaGATATAGAATATTagtcaaatattaattaaaaataataaattttattaatcatataacATTGTTGTTTTGTTATGTTAACTTGAGTTGGgaatatatttttttggtgaactttTAAAGTTGGTGGAAATTTTTTCATATAATGTAATAtaatctattttttataattcagtcaTGTATAATTTAATATCGTTGTGTAATTATTATTATCCGTCATCTTTGGGTGATAGAATAAATGATTGTTTGTACTTATGAAAGATGAAAACGCTAACATATGTACCCATGATGGATCAAAACTCATCTTGCACCCACGGAAGATACactccgtgtgacaaaagtaccctgTCTTGGATATGCATTTGCTTCGTGGTTATTCGAACTTACGTGACACTCCAACCCCCCAAGCTCTATCTACATGGAAGGCTACGGTGGTATATGATTGTTTGATAAGATTCTAATCATCAAATTGAAATCCTAGAAAGTTATCTTCCCCAATTCAAACCCTACCTCGAAAATTGAAACTTGTTGAATTTCATATAGTGTTAAGTGCACCCACGGTTAGAAAGAATAACATCGTAACCCCTGAAATATCTTTGCGTATATTTAACTCTGCTGTAATGATAGAAGTCACAACAATGCTTTAGGtttgaagaagatgaaggagaagaagCTCGACAACAGATGCCTCTGTGGGAGGTTGGCACAATGACAAACCTTAATAGATGGTTCATCCGATGTCCTCTATGGGCAGTAATTGCCAAACACTATTATTGTTGAGgttagaaatttattttcgaatttta is a window from the Arachis hypogaea cultivar Tifrunner chromosome 1, arahy.Tifrunner.gnm2.J5K5, whole genome shotgun sequence genome containing:
- the LOC112759454 gene encoding inositol transporter 1-like; the encoded protein is MVVDISVSIKAGSSDYLEKHPEHKISFFRNSYVVGVTFAAGIGGLLFGYDTGVISGALLYIKDDFEVVKNSSFLQELIVAMALIGAIFGAAIGGYINDFLGRKVATIIADICFVLGSLLIAVAPNPTLIIVGRFFVGLGVGFASVTAPMYIAEVSPSEIRGGLVSINCLMITTGQFLSFVINYGLTRVPGTWRWMLGIAGTPAVIQLVLMAFLPESPRWLYLKNRKEEATNVLSKIYPSPRLEDEIEILEAHIKQEQRDKVKVKYSDVFKLKEIRFAFICGAGLQAFQQLTGISVIMYYSPTIIQLAGFKSNELALFLSLIVSAINAGGTILGIYLIDIVGRKKLTLGSLTGVVGALILLSASCYVRGHGNPSLVYGWLAVVGLALYIIFFAPGMGPVPWAVNTEIYPEEYRGICGGMSATINWVGSVIMSISFLSIVDVIGLGESFMILLAVACVAIVFVILYMPETKGLTFEEVSNIWKEKAYEKNKNTESMVEQAST